A window of Daucus carota subsp. sativus chromosome 2, DH1 v3.0, whole genome shotgun sequence genomic DNA:
CAACGGAGAATATCTCGCCAAGGACCCGATTCTGACCAAGTATCAAGCCTTAATGAAAAGTTATCGTACTCTGATTCCCGGGGGCAAAATCTTGCAAGTTAACAGGGAAGAAAATACGGAGGCGGACAACCTCTCCAAGTTGGTCCAAAATTCAGCAGACCTGGATAGTTCGGTCTACTTCGAAGAATTGCACAAGCCAACAATAGAACAAGAGGTTATCTTTTAAATCAACAACGATCCTACCTGGATGACCCCCCTGATCAACTACATAGAAAAGGGAGAGTTACCCGAagacaaaggaaaagctcaaagACTAAAGGCTAAAGCAGCAAAGTTTTTCGTAGAAGGCGGGATCCTGTTCCGCCGAACCTACTCAGCCCCGATCCTGAAGTGCATTGGACCTGAAGAATCCGAATACTGTCTAAGGGAAGTCCATGAAGGAATCTGTGAAGACCACATGTCGGCCAAAAGCTTAGCCTACAAGATCATCAGACAAGGGTACTACTGGCCGACTATCCATCAAGATGCTATGGGATTTGTGAAAAAATGCAAGAACTGTCAGTTGTTCAGCAACGTGCCCCGGGCAAGCCCTGTCCTACCTTCCTCAGTATTATCCCCGATCCCCTTTGTTGTATGGGGGATAGACATCATGGGACCCTTCCCCCGGGCTAAGGGAGACCTCAGGTACCTGCTTGTCTCCATTGATTATATGACCAAGTGGGTCGAGGCCAAAGCGATGCGGACAATCAATCAGCAAGACGTCATCCGGTTCATGGATAACATCCTGATGAGGTTCGGGCTACCAAGAGTCCTGGTCTCAGACAACGGACCCCAGTTCATAGGGTCAGATTTCGAAAGTTACCTGGCTGAAAGAGGTATCAAGCATAAAAAGTCTTCAGTCGCCTATCCTCAAAGAAATGGCCAGGTAGAAGTTACCAACCGGATCCTCTTGAGAGGAATTGAAAAAAGGTTAGAAGAAAGCAAGAGCAAATGGCCGGAAGAACTACCACATGTTCTCTGGTCATACCGAACCAGTCCCCGGACAAGCACCGGAGAAACTCCATTCAAGTTAGCCTATGGAACAGAGGCAATGCTTCCAATCGAAGTCGGGTCACCTTCCCATAGAACAATTAACTTTGATGAAATCGCGAATAAGGAGGGACTCCGGACCAACTTGGATTTGATAGATGAGGTCCGAGATCAGGCAATCGCAAGAATGGAAAAATACAAAGAAAAGACCCGGGATCACTTCAGCAAAAAATCCCGGGTTAGGAATTTTCAAACAGGAGACCTGGTCCTACGAGACACCGAAGCCTCAGATCCGACCAACACTGGCAAGCTGATGCCAAAGTGGGAAGGCCCTTACAGGGTCAAAGAAGTCCTAAGGCCGGGTACCTACAAGCTCGAACACATGGACGGATCCGAAGTATCAAACACCTGGCATGGTCTTAGGTTGAATTCTATCAATAGAACGAAGGGGAAGAAAAGACCTTGGAAGACAGCTACGTATTTCTAAAAAGCAACCATGTATTTTTGATTATCAAAGCTGTGTAATCGTCTTAATATCAATGAAGTCTTTTGCTACTAATGAATCTATGTtgttatttacttagaaaatttctaaggcaaTCAAAACATGTCAAACAAACAACCCGGGCATGATCTACCCGGATCCATCCATACAACCATTCTActtggaaaatttctaagtataaaagctaAAGAAAGCAAACAATCCGGGCAATATCTACCCAGATCCACCCATACAATCATTAACTTGGAAAATTCTAAGTACAAAATCTAGATAAGCATTCACTCCGGGTAGACAATATCCGAATCCACCTGCCcattttacttagaaaaattttctaaatcGAAATTCATTTAAAGCGATCAACCCGGGTATACATTACCCGGGACAACCAGGAAATTTTACTTGGAACATCTTCTAAGTGCAAAGTTATTtaaaagcaatcaacccggatATACCCTACCCGGGTTCACCTGTTCtattttacttagaaaaatcttTTAAGTGCCAAGCTATTTAAAAGCAAGCAACCCGGATATACCCTACCCGGGTTCACCTGTTCtattttacttagaaaaattttctaagtgccaAGCTATTTAAAAGCGATCCATCCGGGTATATATTACCCAGGTTCACCTGTTCtttcttacttagaaaaatctTCTAAGTTACAAAATTATTCTAAGCAATCGACCCGGATATATATTACCCAGGTACACCTGTGTTATCTCTACTTAGGAATCTTTCCAAGTACTAAAACTATTATGAGCAACCAACCTGGATAAGAAATACACAAAGCAAGCAAAAGCATCCACGAATAAATGAGACAGGAAAATATTTGATAGAAAGCAATAATAGAAACATCCATAAACCCGGATCTACATAGACCCCGGGTAAATATCCAAATCCGAAAGTGAACAAATTCAGGATTACAAAAGATTGTTTTTCATCTAGTCAAAAATCAGAGAAAAATAACTAAGTGGCAGGAAAGAATTATTTGTCTGAAGAGCTGCATCAGCAGGAGCAACCGGGTTAGCCGGAGCAATGAAGCTCGGGGAAGGATCCTTGAAAGGTTTAGGCTCACCCTTGCCGGCAGATACATCATTCTTGGCCTCGATATAGAGATCGATAAAGCTCTTCAAGCTAGCCACCAGATCCGTTTTGATGTGCCTCTTGGCGACAGTCCAGCACCGGACAACCTCCGCTGCGGCCGCCTTAGCCAGGGCACCCTTATACTCATCGGATTCCCTGAAATCAGCAATCACAACTTCCGGTTCCTTTCGGTCTTCAAGCTGCTTCTTCAACCCCTCGATCTCCTTCTCAAACCCGGACGCCCTCTCCTCAGCATCAGTAACCCGGGCTTCAGCATCATCAACCTTTTGCTTCCACTCAGCCTGGATCCGGGTCTCAACCTCCTTCACTCGTTTTTCCAGCTCAGACTCCAACTTCTCCTTGGCCGACCTCTCCTGGGCCAAGTCCGACTCAGCT
This region includes:
- the LOC108203419 gene encoding uncharacterized protein LOC108203419, with protein sequence MTPLINYIEKGELPEDKGKAQRLKAKAAKFFVEGGILFRRTYSAPILKCIGPEESEYCLREVHEGICEDHMSAKSLAYKIIRQGYYWPTIHQDAMGFVKKCKNCQLFSNVPRASPVLPSSVLSPIPFVVWGIDIMGPFPRAKGDLRYLLVSIDYMTKWVEAKAMRTINQQDVIRFMDNILMRFGLPRVLVSDNGPQFIGSDFESYLAERGIKHKKSSVAYPQRNGQVEVTNRILLRGIEKRLEESKSKWPEELPHVLWSYRTSPRTSTGETPFKLAYGTEAMLPIEVGSPSHRTINFDEIANKEGLRTNLDLIDEVRDQAIARMEKYKEKTRDHFSKKSRVRNFQTGDLVLRDTEASDPTNTGKLMPKWEGPYRVKEVLRPGTYKLEHMDGSEVSNTWHGLRLNSINRTKGKKRPWKTATYF